One Helianthus annuus cultivar XRQ/B chromosome 12, HanXRQr2.0-SUNRISE, whole genome shotgun sequence genomic region harbors:
- the LOC110894215 gene encoding IAA-amino acid hydrolase ILR1-like 4 encodes MSLLSSIVPIFVVFSLFQHQFIPQIRAFDVSQQFLQIAKSDEVFEWMIGIRRRIHEHPELGYEEFETSRLIRDELDKLGIRYEFPVAVTGVVGFIGSGEPPFVAIRADMDALLMQEMVEWEHKSKVPGKMHACGHDAHVTMLLGAAKILKDHSHLLKGTVVLVFQPAEEGGGGAIQVVDSGVLENVKAIFGLHVSPALPLGQVSSRSGTLLAGSGFFEAVITGKGGHAAIPQHSIDPILAASNVVVSLQHLVSREADPLDSQVVTVAKFQGGGAFNVIPDSVTIGGTFRAFSKESFMQLKQRIEEVIIGQATVQRCNATVEFSSKDKPFFPATINDNKLHEFFQNVAGNILGPTNVKTMLPLMGSEDFSVYQEVIPGYFYFLGMKAESNKKPASVHSPFFEVNEDILPFGAAMHASLVVNYLTELQGSETRSEKHHDEL; translated from the exons ATGAGTTTATTGAGCTCAATTGTGCCAATTTTCGTTGTTTTTtcgctttttcaacatcaatttatACCTCAAATTAGGGCTTTTGATGTTTCGCAACAGTTTCTGCAAATTGCTAAATCAGATGAGGTTTTTGAATGGATGATTGGGATTAGGAGGCGGATACACGAGCATCCGGAGCTAGGTTATGAAGAATTTGAGACCAGTAGACTTATTAGAGACGAATTGGATAAATTAGGGATTCGTTATGAGTTTCCGGTGGCGGTTACCGGTGTCGTAGGGTTTATTGGCTCCGGTGAGCCGCCGTTTGTGGCGATTAGGGCGGATATGGATGCTCTTCTCATGCAG GAAATGGTGGAATGGGAGCACAAGAGTAAAGTTCCTGGAAAGATGCATGCTTGTGGGCATGATGCGCATGTCACTATGCTTCTTGGAGCAGCCAAGATTCTGAAAGACCATAGCCATCTTTTGAAG GGAACGGTGGTTCTGGTTTTCCAACCAGCCGAGGAAGGCGGTGGTGGGGCAATACAGGTGGTAGATAGTGGCGTTCTGGAGAACGTGAAAGCAATATTCGGTCTACACGTATCTCCAGCTTTACCTTTAGGTCAAGTGTCTTCCAGATCCGGTACTCTTTTAGCCGGTAGTGGTTTCTTTGAAGCTGTCATAACCGGAAAAGGAGGTCATGCAGCCATTCCCCAACATTCTATTGACCCGATTTTAGCAGCTTCAAATGTTGTTGTTAGTTTGCAACATCTCGTCTCACGAGAAGCCGATCCTCTTGATTCTCAG GTAGTTACAGTTGCTAAGTTTCAAGGCGGTGGAGCGTTTAATGTTATTCCGGATTCAGTCACCATTGGTGGTACCTTTCGAGCTTTTTCGAAAGAAAGTTTTATGCAACTTAAGCAGCGAATTGAGGAG GTTATTATAGGGCAAGCAACGGTACAAAGGTGTAATGCAACTGTTGAATTCTCTTCAAAAGACAAGCCGTTTTTCCCTGCAACAATAAACGACAACAAATTGCATGAGTTCTTCCAAAATGTTGCAGGGAACATTCTCGGGCCTACTAACGTTAAAACAATGCTGCCGTTAATGGGGTCAGAGGATTTTTCGGTTTACCAAGAGGTGATACCTGGTTACTTCTACTTTCTTGGAATGAAGGCTGAATCAAACAAGAAACCCGCATCGGTTCATTCTCCGTTTTTTGAAGTTAATGAAGATATACTTCCGTTTGGCGCTGCTATGCATGCATCTCTGGTTGTTAATTACCTCACTGAACTTCAAGGTTCAGAAACTCGATCAGAAAAACACCATGATGAACTGTAA